AAGATTAGGCTTATTTAAACGTTTTTTAATTTTTTTAATTTTTTTTTATTTATATGGGCATTATATGCTTTTTGAAGTGAATTAAGTGTTTAGTCTATTTTGCAGTTTTCGTTTAATATGGCAGATGTTTTAAATTAGACAACAGTTAAACGTTAAGTTAAAACTATGAAGTTGATATAGTTACTGAATTAACCTGTTGAAACTTTTATTGATGTGTTTTAATCAAGTTTAAACTGATAACATCCTTTTTAAAATGAATAAAATCATTATAAGATGTTAATAGATTTTTAGCTTTTTATGCCATCTTTTTTTTGTTCTGGTTCTGTCAAATTTTGTTATTTGTGGTTGTTTTCTAAATCTTTAACTAATCATGTTAGACATACACTTCAAGTGTAAAATAGATCATAATTTGTGTCACAATGTTGGTTGTGATGGAAATATATGTCAATTAGGTGGTTTTGCATTATTTCATCGAATTTGAGGCATTAAATTCACAAAAAAGGATTGATAGGTTGAAAATAAGTGGAAAAATGAAATTTAAAACTTCAGTTAAGAAGGGATATCCTAAACTACCTAAACAATAACCCAAATATTTCAATAACTGTTAGATGATTACACTAACCAGGAATACATTTTAGTTGCCGCAGTAGAAGATGAGTTAAACAATGGAGGTTAATAAATATAAATCTTAGAAGTAATTTTAGTTAAATGGTTGGAAAAAAGAAAAATAATGCTCTTCAAATTGAACAAGAAATATTGTGAAACGTGAATAGGTGTATGAAGGTAATAAAATATGAAATTGTACTAATCAATTAATCTTCAATTTTTAAGATACCTGTAGCCCTACGGGCAGCCCAACACTGGATACAAACTCCGATGGGAAGTCCAGCAGTGTGGGTGTCTGCATACTCTATTTTAACATCCAGTGCAGTTGTTTTCCCGCCCATTCCCATAGGTCCAATGCCTGTGGAGTTGACCATTTCTAACATTTCTTTTTCGAGATTGGCCATGCGTTCCTCGGGATGATGTTCTCCAATTTCTCGTAGGAGGGCTTTTTTGGCTAGTTTAAGTGCCATATCTGATGATCCGCCGATTCCCACACCTACCACAATGGGGGGGCATGGTTTACCACCTGCAGCTAGCACAGTTTCCAGAACAAAGTCTTTGATGCCTTCTTTTCCTTCTCCAGGAAGGGCCATATTTAGAGCATTGTTATTTTCCGAACCGAAACCTTTAGGGAAGACGGTTATTTCAAGTAATTCACCATCAACCAGTTCAACATCTATCTGTGGAATGTGGCGACCAATGTTATTTCCCGTGTTTCGACGGGTAAGGGGATCCACCACGTTAGGACGAAGTGGCACCTTGCTAGTGGCTTTCATCACACCATTTATTAAACCATCTTTCAGGTTTTCCACATCCACATCACCCATTTTTACAAAGATAATAGGTAGACCAGTGTCTTGACATAAGGGTATACTCTGCTTTTCAGCAATTTTTATATTTTCGAGTATGGCTTCGAGGTTTAAAAGAGCTGTTTCATCTTTTTCAGAGTTATAGGCATATTCAATAGCTTTTTTAACATCAGAGGGGAGTTTAATGACTGCTTCCTCGTACAACTGACATGTGAGTTCTTCAACATGGGATTGATGTATCATTGGCATGGATAAATAGTTTATTCTAGAGTTTAATAACAGTTTCTAAAATAGATCCTTGTGAATAGGTTGATACTTTATTCATTTGAACTATATTTTAATGAGATATATTTGGAGGATTCCAATATTTTACAACTCAATACTCATATTTGGGATTAATTATTGCTGATAGAGTTATATTCAGTCTTATTAATTATTGATTGTCCTGTTGGGCTTAATGTGAAGTCGATGAAATCTTTCACCACTCCTGTTGGTGTTCCTTTGACTAAAAAAATTATTGGCCTTTGTAATGTGTATTTACCATTATCTACATTTTTTTTACTCAAAGAAACATTATTCATCATTAATAATTTGAGATCAGGATTCAAAGAATTTGTAGATAGATAGCCAATAGCACTGGGAATCACTGCTACATCTTGCATAACTTGATGGGTTGATATGGCTATGGTGGTGACATTATTTTGTTCTATTTCCCTGCCAAATAGTATATCTTCAAATGCCAGGCGAGTGCCAGAACCTATTTCTCTAGTGATAACAGTTATAGTCTCATCTTTTCCACCAACTTGTTTCCAGTTGGTGATTTTACCTTCATAAATTCCTTTTAATTGATCTGTGGTTAAGCTGTTTACTGGATTATTAGGGTTAACTACAACTGCAATACCATCGGTCCCGATTTGATATTGTGTTAAGCATTCACTTTCTTCTTTGGTTAAATTTCTAGAGGCAGTTCCAATATCAGCATTCCCTGATTGGGTTGATTTGATTCCTACCAGTGAATCTCCACCCTGGACAGTTATCTTTACATCAGGGTATTTTTCCATGTATGCTTGGGCCAGAGCTTTTGCTACTGGTTGTACTGTAGTGGAACCTACAATTTTTATTTCATGGTTGTCAGAGTCATTTATTACAATATATGACACAAAAACTAGCCCCGCTACTATTATAACAAGTATTAACAGGTACATGTTCATGTTTTCCATTTTTTATTCACCATAAATAGTTAACGGTATTATTGGGATTTGATAGTATTTTTTATCTTTATGGACGCTTTTATAGGTTGGGAAAAGTACTTTTGAAGGTCAAAAGTTGAAATTAGCAGGATTACACTACATATCACTCCAAAAAGGAATACTCTCTCTAAGCCGGTAATGAACTCGGTGGCTTGTACTCCCACCAGGGTAAGTTTCCCACTTAATGCAGTTTGTGAAATGGCTGTACTTAATATCAATCCAGCAAAACAATTACCTAAAACAGATCCAAGGTTTTTGGTTAGGGTCATCATTGCTGAAACCTGGGTTTTGAAGGTTTCTGGTACAACAGAAATTATCATTTTATTGTTGGGGGATTGATAAAGGCCGTATCCAAATCCTAAAGTTATAAGTCCCACAATTATGTAAGGAATGCTGGTTGTGGATTGAAAGGTGTAAATAAGAGTTGAAGCTATTATACAGGCAACACTAGCGGATATTACCAGGGGTTTTACTCCAATTCTATCAGAAAGTCCACCAGCAATAATTGATAAAAACATGGCTGTAAACATTATAATGCTGATAAGTATCCCTGATACATTAACTGGAACTCCCATAACCTTTTGGAAGTAGAAAGGCAGAGTAAAAAATGCCATATATAATATGATGTAGTTTAAGAGGAGCCCGGTGATGTATGCAGAGAAAGTGATGCTTCGAAACACAGTGAATTTAAATAAGGGTTCTTCATGTTTTGCTTCTGCCCAGACAAATAATCCTCCGAAAATCAGGGCCATTGCCAGTAAAATTATGTCATTAATGCTCAATCCGAACTGCTGGGATAATATAAGTGCATAAGTCAATGTAAAAAGAAAAATTGCTTGTAAAATAGCTCCCTTATAATCCATGAGTATGGACCAGATCTTCTGTTTGGAGAGGGGAGGATGATCGTTTTCGTAATTTTCTTTCTTTTCCAATAATTCGAAATCTTTATCAGCCTGTGGGTTCTGGGCAGTAAATAGGTAAACACAGACACTCAGAAGACCAAAGGGTATAACAGTTAAAAATATAGTTTGCCAGCCTAGATATGCTGCAATATAGCCCCCTACCAGAGGGCCAATGGCATATCCTCCGGATAAGGCTACCAGAAGGCAGCCCATTGCCAGTCCCAGTTTTTCTTTTGGGAATGTTTTGTCTAATATTGCATAATATACTGCTGCCATGAAACCAGCAGCAAAACCTTGAATACCTCTTAATATTATTAACATGTCGGCGGAAGTGGCAAAATAACAGCTTAAAGAGGTACAAACCCATATTATTGTTCCCAACATGAAGAATTTCTTACGACTCCACATTCCAGCTATCCTGCCCAGAATTATCACTGATACAGTGAGACATAGCAAGTAAATGTTGGATATCCAAGTGGCAGTCATAACACTGGCACCAAAAAATTCGGTTATTGTGGGTAAGCAAACATTGACCAGACCAATGTAAAAGTTGAACATGAAATTTACCAAACAAATGGCAAGCAAAACAAGCCACATTTGGTGTGGGCTTTCCAGGGATACTTGGAGTTTGATAATATTCAGTGACATAAACAAGGTTGTGACAAAAATCACATAAATAGTTTACTAATTTAGAACTATAATTCACATATTGTGTATAAATGTCAGGGGATTCTAGTTTCTCGATTATTTTTTTTAAGTTATGTTCCTACTTTGAGAATTAAATTGTGCAAATAGCAAAAAATATAATAGAGTGATGATTCATAATTCAGCTTACAAAAATCCATGACGAATATGAAATTTGTTGAGGAATGATAAAAATTAATAATTGGGTAATGTGCATAATTGCATAATTTGTGGTGAAATCATTGAATTTGCGTAGACGTACTTTGATTACCATTGCGATATCACTGGTATTACTTGTGTTAGCGCTTTATGTTATATCTCAAAGTCTTTTAATGGGAAGTCTTTCTGAAATACAGGATGAAAGTACTCAAAAAGATCTTGAAAGCATAAATGATCTACTATTCAAAGATTTGGATGAGTTAAATACACTTAGTAAACATTGGGCAGCTATGGGTGAATCATCATTGTATGATGAAGAAAGTTATGCCTTAAATCCAGAAACCAAATATATCTTTAATAGCACTGGTATTGATTTCGTAATAATCTCATCCTCGTCAGACGGCGTGATATATTATGATGCCTTCAATAGTCAAAATGGGAATCTATCTGACGATCTAAAAAGTTATTTAGCCAAAAATAACTCGTTTCCATATTCAGATAATCCTGATTCAGACATCAATAACAATAGTTGTAAAGGGATTCTTTTACTTTCATCAGGCACATATCTTGTTTCATCAAACCCCATTTCAGGATCACAAGGCAGTTATTTAATTTTAGGACGCTCTTTAGAGTTCCCTGAAGATAGCCAGTTAACTAAAATTCCAGGGTTATCTTTGGAAATAACTCCATTCATAACTGGTGATGCAGTTCCCACTTTTCATGATGTAAATCGTGGTTTTTCATACAGTTCTCCTATAATCATAAAAAGAACGGAAAATGATACTATAAATGGATTTTCGTTACTGAGAAACAGCCAAGGGCGTGCTATTTTTCAGGTCAAAATGTCAGAAAATCTTTATGTTGAAAATAAAGGTCAGGAAACTTTGATCTATTCAATCATCTCCTTTTTAGTTATTGGACTAGTTTTAGGTTTCGTAATACTCATCTACCTGGATCGAATTGTTCTATTTAGAGTGAATAAACTCAGTAACCAGGTACAGGAAATAACTAAAACCAATGATCTATCCCAGCGTTTACCAACAAACGGTACACATGACGAAATTTCTAAGCTTTCTATTTCCATTAACAGTTTATTAATCTCTTTGCAACGTTCTTGGAACGAAATTCAGCAAAGTAGGATGAAGTACAGAAATATTTTTTATAACACCGGCACGGCTATGATCATAATTGAAGAGGATGGGACTTTATCATTGATCAATTCAGAATTTGAGAATTTATCTGGCTTTAAAAAGGCAGAAGTGGAGGATATAAAAAGTTGGGAAGATTTCTTTCCAGAAGATATTGAAAAAATGCGAAAATTCAATAAGATGAGAAAAACAAAACCTGATTTAGTTCCACGAAATTACGAAGCTCGTTTTTTAGATAATGAAGGAAAATTCAAAGATGTTCATCTTACAGTAACAACCATTCCAGGCACTAAACAGCTTTTAGCTTCTTTAATGGATATCACTCTGCTAAAAAAATCTTTGAAAGAAAAAGATGCACTTCTCAGGGAAATTCATCATAGAGTTAAAAATAACATGCAGATCATGATAAGTTTGCTGAACATGAAGGCTAGGCATACTAGTAATAATGATTTGAAGGGTGTTTTACTGGAGAGTCAAAACAGAATCAGGTCCATGGCAATGGTTCATGATGGTCTTTATCATTCACAGGACATGATCCATATCAATATAGGGGAATATATCCAAAGATTGACTGCAGGACTATTTGCATCTCATAATGTGGACATCAACTTAATAAGGCTGAAAATAAAGGCAGAACAGGTCATGTTAAATATTGACACCGCAGTACCATTAGGTCTTTTGATAAATGAATTGGTAAGTAATTCCATAAAACATGCTTTTAAACCTGGTGAAAAAGGAACAATAAAGGTTGAGCTGTTTTCATCTACATCTGAAGATGAACCTACTTGCCAAGATGAGTTTACTTTGATTGTTGAAGATGATGGAATTGGATTACCTGAAGATTTTGATATTCATAATCCAAAAACCATGGGCATGAAGCTTATCGATGCTCTAACAACACAGTTAGAAGGAAAAATTAAGGTTAAAATTGTTAATGGGACACGTTTTGAAATTCAATTTAAAGAACTTAATTATATGAAACGGATTTAATTATTAAAAGAATTAACACAATCAATATTCTATTTGGGATATTCAAAATTTAATAAGGGAAGATACTAGGAACAAATGGAATTAGGCTATAAACTCAAATAAATATCGGAATAAAAAATAAGTGATGATCAATCAGTATTTCATGATCATCTTGACTTTTTCCAGTTCTTTGGCTATACGGTCCCGTTTATCAGTTAATATATCCTCTGAACTCATTTTAAGAGCTTCTTTAGGACACACAGAAACACAGAGTGGTTCGTCACGGTCAATGCAGAGATCGCATTTACGGGCTATCCCACACTCATCTAGTTGAATGGCTCCAATAGGACAGGCATCTCTGCAGAGTCCACAGCCAATACAATCTTCTTCATGAATGATTACTGCGCCTTCGACTTTCTCAATGGCTCCTTCAGGACAGACAGTCATACATGGGGCACGGTCTTCGGCACAGTGCAGACAAAACACTGGAACTCCGTTGATGACTCTGATAGCGTTTTTGGGACATATACGTTCACATTTACCGCACTCATCACAGAGTTCCGGTCGCGAAACCAGTTCCTTCATAATTATGCCTCCTTATCCAGGGCTTTTTTGGCCCTAGTGTTGGCGGTCATCACGTTGATAAGTTCTGAACTTTTTCGTTTCTTTTTGCCGATGCCAGTGATTTTTTCAATATGTTTGCGTTGTTTTTCTGCTTGCAATTTATCAGTGTCCACTTTGGTTATAGCTCGTTTGGAACAGGCTTTTATACAGGCAGGTGTACCAAGATCTGGGCATTGATTACATTTTTGAGCTTTTCGCTCGTGAATCACCACTGCACCAAAGGGACAGACCATCATGCATAATCCACAGCCAATACACTTATCTTTATCAATACCTTCCTTGCTGATTGCATCAGTAGGGCAGATCAGCTCACAGGGTGCGTCTTCACACTGTTGGCAGATGATGGGATAAAATGATCCTTCCACTTCCCTTACCAAAATCCCTGAAGCTCCATGGAGCTTGGCGCATGCTTCCTGGCAGTCCAGGCACCCATCACAGAGATCTGGCTGGATTATTATCTTCTCCAAGGCTAAGCCTCCTATATTTTAAGTTCGGTGCAGAGTGCATCCACATTTTTCTGGATACGGTCTCGTTCCTCCTCAGTGAGGTGTTTGAAACGTTTTTGGGTCATTAAATATTCATCCACTGCTTTGCGCTGCAGGGGACGGTAAGTAACACGGAAGTCTCCATCTTCGATCTCATAAAGTATCCATGAACCAGTTTCAACAGCCAGACGTCCCATTTCAATGGTTTTTGATGGGTCGTAACCCCAACCAGTGGTACATGGCTGGTGAAGGTGAATATAGGCGGGTCCATCAGTTGCCCTGGCTTTTTGAACTTTTTTCATGAAGTCTTCAGGGTAAGATATACTGGCAGTTGCCACATAGGGCACTCCGTGGGCAGCCATGATCATGGGGATATTCTTTTTTGGTTTGTCCTCTCCGAAACTCTCTTTACCTGCAGGGCTGGTGGTAGTTGAGGCACCGTAAGGTGTGGCTCCACTTCTCTGCACACCAGTGTTCATGTAAGCCTCGTTATCGTAACAGATGTAAATAATGTTATGTCCTCTTTCCATGGCTCCAGATAGGGCTTGCAGTCCAATATCAGCAGTTCCACCATCTCCACCGAATGCAACTACTTGTGCGTCTTTTCCCTGACTTTTGAGAGCTCTTTCAACTCCAGATGCTACTGCTGCAGCGTTTTCAAAGGCTACATGTATCCAGGGGATGTCCCAGGCAGTTTCTGGGTAGGGGGTGGTTATAACCTCCAAACACCCGGTGGCAGAAACAGCCACAGTGTTTTTTCCCAGTGCCTTCAGAGCTAACCTAACTCCCACGGTGGCTCCGCAACCTGCACATCCTCGATGTCCAGGGGCCAGGAATTCTTGTTCACTGATTTCCATTTAGACTTCCTCCTTTTTGAGTCCTATCCATTCAACATCATGGGTGGGATTTTTAGTTTTTGCAACCATTTCTCTGATGTATTCTGGTGTTATGTCTCTTCCACCTAATCCTGCTATGAATCCATAGGCGTTGGCATTGGTTTTTGCTTTAATGTTATTGTAAAGCACTCCTCCCATCCCAAATGAGATATTTTTATCTAGGACCGCCACTTTGGATGCTTTTTCCAGGATTTCTTTCAACTCTTCAGTAGGGAATGGGCGAAACACCCTGATTTTTAATAGGCCCACTTTCTCTCCTTCATCTCTAAGATTATCTATAACATCCTTTATAGTGCCACAAACAGATCCCATGGCTACTATGATTGTTTCTGCATCATCGCACTGGTATGGTTCAACAAAATCATATTTTCTACCGAATACTTCTGCAAACTCTTTATTTGCCTTGGTTATGACTTTTTTTGACCGTTCCATGGCCTCTTCTATTGCATAACGTGCTTCCATGTAATATTCAGGGTCAGTGAAAGTACCTATGGACATGGGGGTTTCAGGGTCAAGGAAGGCATATGGTTTGTAAGGAGGTAAGAACCTATCTACCTCTTCTTGACTTGGTACATCCAGAGGTTCCACAGTGTGGGTTAGGAAGTATCCATCAATACAGACCATGCATGGTAAGAGCACTTCACGGTCTTCTGCTACCCGGTAAGCTATTAACACCGCGTCCAATGCCTCCTGGGCATTTTCTGCGTAAATTTGTAGCCATCCTGAGTCACGTTCAGATATGGTGTCCTGTTGGTCGTTCCATATACTTAGTGGTGCAGATAATGCTCGGTTAGCATCCACCAGAACAATGGGACTCCTCATACCTGCTGCTGCAAAGAGGATTTCGTGCATCAGGGCCAAACCCTGAGAAGAAGTCGCACTGAAAACTCGCACTCCTGCTCCAGAAGCACCTAAAGCAGCACTGATAGCACTATGTTCTGATTCTACTCGAATATACTCGGCTTTCAGGTCACCATCTGCCACGAACTGGGCTAAATATTCAGATATTGTGGTTTGAGGGGTTATGGGATAAACAGGAACTACTTCTGGTTTAGCTAGTTTAACAGCTTCTGCAACGGATCGGTTTGCAGTGAAAACTTTTTTAACCATTTTATCCTCTCTCCATTTTTATAGCTTTAACTGGGCATTCTTCTGCACATATGCCACAGCCTTTACAGTAATCGTAATCTATATCATAATCTTTGTTTATGCACCCTTCAGGACAGAAAAGAACACAATTCTCACAATCAATACATTTTTCCTTATCGAGAATGGGTTTAAAGGTTCTCCAGCTTCCAGTTTTGTTATTTCGGGTGCTACCTGGTTCTTTAACACACGCTCCAATGTTTACCATTAGATCACCTTTTGATTGTTATTTCACCTTTTCGAAGGCGATTTTAGCTGCTTCAGCGTTTTTCTCCCCAACTTTACCTGGGAATGTTTCTTTGATTATTTTTATAATTGAATCTAAGGAAACCCCACCAATTACTTTGGCAAAGGATCCTAACATCACCGTGTTTACAATAGGGACTCCCAGCACGTTTAAAGCAATTCCAGTGGCATCAATGGTGTATACTTCAGTATCACCTAATTTTAAATCTTCTTTCGTATTAATGATTACTTTACCTCCTTTTTTAAGGCCAGATAATACATCTACAGCCTCAAGTAGAGTTTCATCTAATACAAGAACGTGATCGGGGTTATAAACTTGATATCTTCTTCTTATTGGTTTGTCATTGATTCTGGTAAAAGCCATGACTGGTGCACCTTTTCGCTCGGCACCAAAAAATGGGAACGCTTGACAGTATTTACCGTCTTCAAATGCTGCTTTTGCCAGTATCTCTGCGGCAGTTACTGCTCCTTGACCGCCGCGTCCATGAAAGCGAATCTCGATCATCTATTTACCTCCATTCCTCATAGTTAATCATTATAAATATACATATATATACATGTTGGTGGGTATTATTATGAAGTGAAGTTAGACATCAAACGCAGTTTAAATGTTCTATTAGTTTAAATTATCTTTTTTTTATAAAAATATTGGATTAAATTCTTTTGTTTTTTAAATTAGGGTCTTAAATATTTTTAATGAGTTAGTATACTCCTTTTGAATTTATCATTTTTTCCATCTATTTTTTTTAATTATCTGCACCACACTTTCCCCAAAAAAATTCTAAAAAAACAAGTTTCTTTTTTTTAAAATCATGGGGAAATTTTTTTATCTTTATATACTTTTTAAGCACTATGAAAATATAGAAAATCATTTCTAAAAAATGCTTGGGAATATTCCAATGAAAATACTGATAATAACCGGTGAACTTGCAAGCGGTCTTGTTAAGGATGCATCATTAAAATCCGCCCATGATGTCCAGGTTCATATGGTTAAAACACCCATAGCTGCCTTTTTAACTCCTAACAAAATGATTAGAGAGTTGCGAACTTTACCAGAGAATGAATTAATATCACTGGACATGATCCTAACTCCGGGGCTTATTCGAAAGGATGTAAGTCCTATTCAAGAAGAAATAGGAATACCAGCATATAAAGGATCCACAGATGCTGCTGACCTGGACATTGTTCTGGAAATGGTGGATAAACTGGATTTATCCACAAAAAAATCTGCAGATAAACTCATTGAAGAAGAGCAGAGAAGAAGAGCCCTAAAATATATCTCTGATTTTGAAAAGGACAAAAAAAATACCAAAAAACTCCTTAAAAAAGATGGAAACATTTTAGTAGGTGATCTACCGGTTGGTGAAGATTTTCCCATGCGAGTATTGGCTGAAATAGCTAATGCACCCCTCCTGAGTCATGAAGAACTTCTAAAACGTGCCAAATATTTTGTTAAATCCGGCGCCAATATGGTGGATATTGGAATGATAGCTGGAGAAAACATGGCTTCCAAGATACCACCAATGGTTAAACTTCTAAAAGAAAACTTGGATGTACCGGTGAGCATAGATACTCTACAAACAGAAGAAATCAGGGTTGCTGCTGATTCCGGGGTTGACATGGTTTTAAGTCTTGATCACGGGAATTATCAGGAGGTTCTACCATATCTTCACGAGGAAAACATACCTGCAGTCATCCTACCAACAGATTATCAGAAAGGATGGGTACCGGAAACTATTGAGGAACGAGTTAAATCCCTAATAGATTTGAAAAAGAAATGTAACCGAATAAAAGTCATAGCAGACCCTATACTTGACCCCCTTAACAGTAAAAGTATGGTAGATTCCATTATAGCTTGCCGAAAATTCAAAGAAGCAACTAGACTAGATCCATGTCCCATTTTTTTTGGTATTGGAAATGTCACCGAACTTTTAGATGTTGATTCAGTGGGGGTCAATGCTCTTCTGGCAGGGATATCCATGGAACTCGGGGCTAGCGTCCTATTCACTCCGGAAGAAAGTGGTAAAACATTAGGAAGTGTGAAAGAACTGGCAGTTTCGTCAAAAATGATGTTCCTGGCTAAAATGAGAGGTTCCATACCCAAGGATCTGGGAATCAATCTTCTGGTCTTTAAAGATAAACGCAGAGGAGAAACAATTCTTGAGGAAATTGACGCTCCCACAATAGAAGGAGTGGCAAACTATAAATTCGTACGGGATCCGGCGGGTAGTTTTAAAATTAACCTCGTGGACGGGAGGATCATGACAGTTCACTACCATAAAATGCAGCCCACCCTGGTGATTTATGGACAGACTGCTAAGGAAATATATGATGAAATCATAAAAAGAGAACTGGTTTCAAGGATTGAACATGCTGCTTATCTGGGTCAGGAGCTTCAAAAAGCAGAAGATGCTCTTAAACTTGGTAAAAATTATGTTCAGGATTTCCCAATTTTCCATAAATTCATGGAGTATCAGATCTAGGATCTAGAGTAAAAATCTTATTAAATTCAGTTTAAATTATCTTCCAGTTTCATACTCATTATATTAACAGAATGATCTAGCAAATTAGAAGTATACAAAATAGAAGGAGTATATGTGAATGGATATTTGCCATAAATGTGGTAACCCTCAGATCATCATTAAGAGGAAGCAGTCGGGGCAGATGCTTTGTCAGGAATGTTTCATAAAATCCATTCAGGAAAAAGTCCTGAAAGATATTCGCAAACAGAAACTTATCAAAAAAGGAGACAAAGTTCTAGTTGCCCTATCCGGTGGTAAGGATAGTGTAATGGTTTTAGACATATTAAACAGTCTTCGGAAAAGAAGGATCATTGATCTAGTGGCAGTAACCATTAATGAAGGAATCAGTGGCTACCGAGATGAAGGAGTTAGAATAGCAGCTCAAAATGCGGAAAAAACAGGTGTTGAGCACAGGATAGTTTCTTTTCAGGACTATGTTGGTCATACTCTTGATGAGATAATGGCAACTTCAGGGGATAGAAATGCCTGCACTTACTGTGGTGTGTTTAGACGATGGATCTTAAATCAAATTGCCCGAGAAGAGAATGCCACCAAGATCGCCACCGGACACAACCTGGATGATGAAACTCAGTCCATACTGATGAACTACCTGGAAGGAAACATCCACAACTTAACTCGAATTGGTGCCTGTTCAGATTCAGGTTATGAAGGTTTCACCCCTAAAATTAAACCTCTCAGAGAGATCCCTGAGAAAGAAACTGCACTTTATACCTTAGCCCGTGATCTACCCGTTCATCTGGCAGGATGTCCATATGCTGGAGATTCTTTCCGGGCGAAAATAGGAA
This is a stretch of genomic DNA from Methanobacterium petrolearium. It encodes these proteins:
- the porA gene encoding pyruvate synthase subunit PorA, producing the protein MVKKVFTANRSVAEAVKLAKPEVVPVYPITPQTTISEYLAQFVADGDLKAEYIRVESEHSAISAALGASGAGVRVFSATSSQGLALMHEILFAAAGMRSPIVLVDANRALSAPLSIWNDQQDTISERDSGWLQIYAENAQEALDAVLIAYRVAEDREVLLPCMVCIDGYFLTHTVEPLDVPSQEEVDRFLPPYKPYAFLDPETPMSIGTFTDPEYYMEARYAIEEAMERSKKVITKANKEFAEVFGRKYDFVEPYQCDDAETIIVAMGSVCGTIKDVIDNLRDEGEKVGLLKIRVFRPFPTEELKEILEKASKVAVLDKNISFGMGGVLYNNIKAKTNANAYGFIAGLGGRDITPEYIREMVAKTKNPTHDVEWIGLKKEEV
- the porD gene encoding pyruvate synthase subunit PorD yields the protein MVNIGACVKEPGSTRNNKTGSWRTFKPILDKEKCIDCENCVLFCPEGCINKDYDIDYDYCKGCGICAEECPVKAIKMERG
- the porC gene encoding pyruvate synthase subunit PorC, which gives rise to MIEIRFHGRGGQGAVTAAEILAKAAFEDGKYCQAFPFFGAERKGAPVMAFTRINDKPIRRRYQVYNPDHVLVLDETLLEAVDVLSGLKKGGKVIINTKEDLKLGDTEVYTIDATGIALNVLGVPIVNTVMLGSFAKVIGGVSLDSIIKIIKETFPGKVGEKNAEAAKIAFEKVK
- a CDS encoding dihydropteroate synthase-like protein, translated to MKILIITGELASGLVKDASLKSAHDVQVHMVKTPIAAFLTPNKMIRELRTLPENELISLDMILTPGLIRKDVSPIQEEIGIPAYKGSTDAADLDIVLEMVDKLDLSTKKSADKLIEEEQRRRALKYISDFEKDKKNTKKLLKKDGNILVGDLPVGEDFPMRVLAEIANAPLLSHEELLKRAKYFVKSGANMVDIGMIAGENMASKIPPMVKLLKENLDVPVSIDTLQTEEIRVAADSGVDMVLSLDHGNYQEVLPYLHEENIPAVILPTDYQKGWVPETIEERVKSLIDLKKKCNRIKVIADPILDPLNSKSMVDSIIACRKFKEATRLDPCPIFFGIGNVTELLDVDSVGVNALLAGISMELGASVLFTPEESGKTLGSVKELAVSSKMMFLAKMRGSIPKDLGINLLVFKDKRRGETILEEIDAPTIEGVANYKFVRDPAGSFKINLVDGRIMTVHYHKMQPTLVIYGQTAKEIYDEIIKRELVSRIEHAAYLGQELQKAEDALKLGKNYVQDFPIFHKFMEYQI
- a CDS encoding TIGR00269 family protein is translated as MDICHKCGNPQIIIKRKQSGQMLCQECFIKSIQEKVLKDIRKQKLIKKGDKVLVALSGGKDSVMVLDILNSLRKRRIIDLVAVTINEGISGYRDEGVRIAAQNAEKTGVEHRIVSFQDYVGHTLDEIMATSGDRNACTYCGVFRRWILNQIAREENATKIATGHNLDDETQSILMNYLEGNIHNLTRIGACSDSGYEGFTPKIKPLREIPEKETALYTLARDLPVHLAGCPYAGDSFRAKIGTFIKQISQDHPTIMYSTLRGFDKIKPVLKKEFSQKGSMGVCRICGEPSTGEICKACSFRRLWDDE